One window of Aliarcobacter lanthieri genomic DNA carries:
- a CDS encoding NADH-quinone oxidoreductase subunit A, with protein sequence MSTELILASVIFIAIGLILVGVFMLTRFIGPQNKDSEYKNKVYESGITNPIGTTNIRFSIKFYLVAISFLLFDVEVIFMFPWAINVVELGVAGLFKMFIFMGLLFIGLIYIYKKKALSWD encoded by the coding sequence ATGTCAACTGAATTAATCTTAGCATCTGTAATTTTTATTGCTATTGGTTTAATTCTTGTAGGTGTATTTATGCTTACAAGATTTATAGGACCTCAAAATAAAGATTCAGAATATAAAAATAAAGTTTATGAAAGTGGGATTACGAATCCTATTGGGACTACAAACATAAGATTTTCTATAAAATTTTACTTAGTTGCAATCTCATTCTTACTATTTGATGTAGAGGTAATTTTTATGTTTCCTTGGGCTATAAATGTAGTAGAATTAGGAGTTGCTGGACTATTTAAAATGTTCATCTTTATGGGATTACTATTTATTGGTTTAATCTATATCTATAAGAAAAAGGCTTTATCATGGGATTAG
- a CDS encoding menaquinone biosynthesis decarboxylase: MQKAIELLKKNNLLKIIDDELDIYLEVPHVAYIEVKKEESKAILFTNVVDRKNEKKFDIPVLMNVFCNEEAVKLFIGDGDKIGSEIESLLKLKPPVTFSEKISTFTKLFALKNTIPKKLKAKGECQEIIKLGNEAKLSDLPIITTWEQDGGPFITMGQVYTQSLNGELKNLGMYRLQVYEDNTLGMHWQIHKDSNHFFHEYKKAGKNMPVTIGIGGDPMYIWCGQAPLPIGVFELMLYGFVKNTPAKLVKSITNDIWIPSDNDFVIEGFVDTSKFKIEGPFGDHTGYYTLEEEFPFMEVSAITSKKNPTFLATVVGKPPLEDKYMGFATERIFLPLLKTTAPDLVDYYMPENGVFHNLIIAKINSFYPGHASQMMHAFWGVGQMSFVKHAIFVNSDAPELTNHDAITKHILNRINIEDILISKGVVDHLDHSSPKFAIGGKLGIDCTGNEIEELGITLLEDSELLSKMQHISEDIRGLKQYYKDTKNPICIITVDKTRSQKYLFEDLKPLFSHIKILVIVDNKSNDLENTYMLIWRVVNNIDSNRDLYIDGQTLCLDGTNKNSLDGFTRRWPDDVDCTKSVIDSLRERKIIDIDDEFIKKYQLY; encoded by the coding sequence ATGCAAAAAGCTATAGAATTATTAAAAAAAAATAATCTTCTAAAAATTATAGATGATGAACTAGATATTTATTTAGAAGTTCCTCATGTTGCCTATATAGAGGTAAAGAAAGAGGAATCAAAAGCTATATTATTTACAAATGTAGTGGATAGAAAAAATGAAAAAAAGTTTGATATTCCAGTTTTAATGAATGTATTTTGTAATGAAGAAGCTGTAAAATTATTTATTGGTGATGGTGATAAAATTGGTTCTGAAATAGAGAGTTTACTTAAACTTAAACCACCTGTAACTTTTAGTGAAAAGATTTCAACTTTTACAAAATTATTTGCTTTAAAAAATACTATCCCAAAAAAGTTAAAAGCTAAAGGAGAATGTCAAGAAATTATAAAATTAGGAAATGAAGCAAAACTTAGTGATTTACCTATTATAACAACTTGGGAACAAGATGGAGGACCATTTATTACAATGGGTCAAGTTTATACACAAAGTTTAAATGGAGAATTAAAAAACCTTGGGATGTATAGACTTCAAGTTTATGAGGATAATACTTTAGGTATGCATTGGCAAATTCATAAAGATTCTAACCACTTCTTCCATGAATATAAAAAAGCTGGTAAAAATATGCCAGTTACTATTGGAATTGGTGGAGATCCTATGTATATTTGGTGTGGACAAGCACCTCTTCCAATAGGAGTTTTTGAACTCATGTTATATGGATTTGTAAAAAATACTCCTGCAAAACTTGTAAAATCTATTACTAATGATATTTGGATACCTTCTGATAATGATTTTGTTATTGAAGGATTTGTGGATACAAGTAAATTTAAAATAGAGGGACCTTTTGGCGACCATACTGGATATTATACACTTGAAGAAGAATTTCCTTTCATGGAAGTAAGTGCTATTACAAGTAAAAAGAATCCAACATTTTTAGCAACAGTTGTAGGTAAACCACCCCTAGAAGATAAATATATGGGGTTTGCTACTGAAAGAATTTTCTTACCACTACTAAAAACAACTGCTCCAGATTTAGTTGATTATTATATGCCTGAAAATGGTGTATTTCATAACTTAATAATTGCAAAGATAAATAGCTTCTATCCTGGACATGCAAGTCAAATGATGCATGCATTTTGGGGAGTAGGGCAGATGAGTTTTGTAAAACATGCTATTTTTGTAAATTCTGATGCTCCAGAGCTTACAAATCATGATGCTATAACAAAACATATATTAAATAGAATAAATATAGAGGATATTTTAATTTCAAAAGGGGTTGTTGATCATCTTGATCACTCTAGTCCAAAATTTGCTATTGGTGGAAAGTTAGGTATTGATTGTACTGGAAATGAAATAGAAGAACTGGGGATTACACTTTTAGAAGATAGTGAATTGCTAAGTAAAATGCAACATATAAGTGAAGATATAAGAGGATTGAAACAGTATTACAAAGATACTAAAAATCCTATTTGTATTATAACTGTAGACAAAACTAGAAGCCAGAAATATCTTTTTGAAGACTTAAAACCACTATTTTCTCATATAAAAATTTTAGTGATTGTTGATAATAAATCAAATGATTTGGAAAATACTTATATGTTAATTTGGAGAGTTGTAAATAATATTGACTCAAATAGAGATTTATATATTGATGGACAAACTTTATGTTTAGATGGAACAAATAAGAATTCACTTGATGGATTTACAAGAAGATGGCCAGATGATGTAGATTGTACAAAAAGTGTAATTGATAGTTTAAGAGAAAGAAAAATTATTGATATAGATGATGAATTTATTAAAAAGTACCAGTTATATTAG
- a CDS encoding NADH-quinone oxidoreductase subunit B, whose product MGLGVEANLGDSIITTKLDAAVNWGRSFSLWPMAFGTACCGIEFMAVAAAKYDVSRFGAEVVRFSPRQADLLIVAGTISYKQAPILKKIYEQMCEPKWVISMGACACSGGFYDNYATVQGIDEIIPVDEYVAGCPPRPEAVLDAIMRIQEKSKNESILKDRVKEYKGFLDA is encoded by the coding sequence ATGGGATTAGGAGTTGAAGCAAATTTAGGTGATTCTATAATCACTACTAAGCTTGATGCTGCAGTTAATTGGGGAAGATCGTTTTCTCTTTGGCCGATGGCTTTTGGAACAGCCTGTTGTGGGATTGAATTTATGGCTGTTGCAGCTGCAAAATATGATGTTTCAAGATTTGGAGCAGAAGTTGTAAGATTTTCTCCAAGACAAGCTGATTTATTAATAGTAGCTGGAACTATTTCATATAAACAAGCACCTATTTTAAAAAAAATATATGAGCAAATGTGTGAACCAAAATGGGTTATTTCTATGGGAGCATGTGCCTGTTCTGGTGGTTTTTATGATAATTATGCAACAGTTCAAGGAATAGATGAAATTATTCCTGTTGATGAATATGTTGCTGGTTGTCCTCCAAGACCTGAAGCTGTTCTTGATGCAATTATGAGAATTCAAGAGAAATCAAAAAATGAATCAATTTTGAAAGATAGAGTAAAAGAATACAAAGGATTTTTAGATGCTTAA